The Natronoglycomyces albus genome has a segment encoding these proteins:
- a CDS encoding class I SAM-dependent methyltransferase yields MDEDLLAAASQALAAHGNRAALELRKSVTDPQLVAQALTFAQLRQRAEGKFAPADAKRLLFTRAGLEQATRAVVATRRAERFAQLGATRVADLGCGIGADAYAFARAGIDVMAVEADAHTAQLVQHNAHALGLEDRIEVRHADAMEVDLTGCDAVFSDPARRGGKGRVFDPSQYSPPLDALLERLRPTSAFSGGVALKLSPGVDHRWLPPEAEAEWVAVERDVVEACLWLEPPTSTQRRAAAFVDGRWHELTGTGRDSAEVGPVARYLYEPNGAVLRSGLVAQLAQILKAHLAHPDIAYMYADQARRHPLARVWEVEEVWPLQPRKLRPLLAQRGIGRLTIKQRGTGIVPDEFRKQLHLRGSKEATLVATRVDQQHVALLCREVYSPKDQGQMYAPDAAQPDR; encoded by the coding sequence GTGGACGAAGATCTCTTGGCGGCCGCCTCCCAAGCCTTGGCCGCTCATGGCAACCGCGCGGCCCTAGAGCTGCGAAAGAGCGTGACCGACCCACAGCTCGTGGCACAGGCACTCACATTCGCGCAACTGCGACAGCGAGCCGAGGGCAAATTCGCTCCCGCCGACGCGAAGCGGCTGCTATTCACCCGGGCGGGACTCGAGCAGGCAACCCGTGCCGTGGTAGCCACCCGGCGAGCCGAACGCTTTGCGCAGCTGGGAGCCACCCGGGTCGCCGACCTCGGCTGTGGGATAGGAGCCGACGCCTACGCTTTCGCGCGAGCGGGAATCGACGTGATGGCAGTGGAGGCAGACGCCCACACAGCCCAGCTCGTGCAACACAATGCCCACGCCCTAGGCCTGGAAGACCGCATCGAAGTGCGCCACGCTGACGCGATGGAGGTCGACCTCACCGGCTGCGACGCCGTCTTTAGCGACCCGGCCCGCAGAGGCGGAAAAGGCCGCGTCTTCGACCCCTCCCAGTACTCGCCACCCCTGGACGCCCTCCTCGAACGCTTGCGCCCCACCAGTGCTTTTAGCGGCGGTGTCGCCTTGAAACTCAGCCCTGGCGTGGATCATCGGTGGCTCCCACCGGAGGCCGAAGCCGAATGGGTGGCGGTCGAACGCGACGTCGTGGAGGCGTGTCTGTGGTTGGAACCGCCCACGTCCACCCAACGCAGAGCCGCCGCGTTCGTGGATGGGCGTTGGCATGAACTGACCGGAACCGGCCGCGATAGCGCCGAAGTCGGCCCCGTGGCTCGGTACCTATACGAACCCAACGGAGCAGTCCTGCGCTCGGGTCTAGTCGCCCAGTTGGCCCAGATCCTCAAGGCCCACCTGGCGCATCCGGACATCGCCTACATGTACGCCGATCAGGCACGGCGACATCCCTTGGCGCGAGTGTGGGAAGTCGAAGAAGTGTGGCCCTTGCAGCCTCGTAAACTGCGTCCGCTTTTGGCCCAGCGCGGAATTGGGCGGTTGACCATTAAACAGCGTGGCACCGGGATCGTGCCCGATGAATTCCGCAAGCAGCTACATCTGCGCGGGTCCAAGGAAGCCACTTTGGTGGCAACGCGCGTCGACCAACAACATGTGGCGCTGCTGTGCCGTGAGGTGTACTCACCGAAGGATCAGGGGCAAATGTACGCACCGGATGCGGCCCAGCCGGATCGTTAG
- the groES gene encoding co-chaperone GroES, which produces MSKAAIKPLGDRIVVQANEAETTTASGIVIPDTAKEKPQEGTVLAVGPGNVDDKGNRIPVDVNVGDVVIYSKYGGTEVKYAGEEYLVLSSRDVLAVVEK; this is translated from the coding sequence GTGAGCAAGGCTGCAATCAAGCCACTGGGCGACCGCATCGTAGTCCAGGCCAACGAGGCCGAGACCACCACCGCCTCCGGAATCGTTATCCCCGACACCGCCAAGGAGAAGCCGCAAGAGGGCACCGTCCTGGCTGTCGGTCCGGGCAACGTCGACGACAAGGGCAACCGCATCCCGGTCGACGTCAACGTCGGCGACGTCGTCATCTACTCCAAGTACGGCGGAACCGAAGTCAAGTACGCCGGAGAAGAGTACCTGGTGCTTTCCTCGCGCGACGTGCTCGCGGTCGTCGAGAAGTAA
- the groL gene encoding chaperonin GroEL (60 kDa chaperone family; promotes refolding of misfolded polypeptides especially under stressful conditions; forms two stacked rings of heptamers to form a barrel-shaped 14mer; ends can be capped by GroES; misfolded proteins enter the barrel where they are refolded when GroES binds) has product MPKILSFSDDARQNLLHGVDRLADTVKVTLGPKGRNVVLDRSFGAPVITNDGVTIAKEVELEEPYHNLGAQLVKEVATKTNDVAGDGTTTATVLAQAMSHAGVRAVTAGNSPIAIRAGITAAVEAVSNELLNKATDVTGHAEIAQVATISAQDAKIGELIADAMDKVGTDGVITVEEGSTLHTELNVTEGMQLEKGYISPSFVTDAESREVVFEDAHILLTNGKISAIEDLLPLLEKVIESGKPLLIIAEDVEGQALSTLTVNALRKTLKVCAIKAPAFGDRRKAILEDLAVQTGAQVVSDEVGLGLSDLDLSHLGRARRIVVTKDSTTIVDGAGSDEDVQARMRQLRTQLEQTDSSWDQEKLQERLSKLGGGVAVIEVGAATEVEMRERKHRIEDAINATKAAVEEGIVPGGGAALLHARSVLEDLEVAADEQFGVEIVSRALSAPVSRIALNAGESGDVVANEVAKLGWREGWNATTGVYEDLVSAGVIDPVKVTRNALLNAGSIVSMLLTTETLVVDKPEDDDEDAHGHSHGGHGHAHQHGPGF; this is encoded by the coding sequence ATGCCGAAAATTCTCAGCTTCTCCGACGACGCCCGCCAGAACCTGCTGCACGGTGTGGACCGCCTGGCCGACACCGTCAAGGTGACGTTGGGGCCCAAGGGCCGCAACGTGGTGCTGGACCGCTCCTTCGGCGCGCCCGTCATCACCAACGACGGCGTCACGATCGCCAAGGAAGTGGAGCTGGAGGAGCCCTATCACAACCTGGGCGCCCAGCTGGTGAAGGAAGTCGCGACCAAGACCAACGACGTGGCCGGAGACGGAACCACGACCGCCACCGTGCTCGCGCAGGCCATGAGCCACGCGGGTGTACGGGCGGTGACGGCCGGGAACAGCCCGATCGCCATTCGCGCCGGCATCACCGCCGCGGTGGAGGCTGTCTCGAATGAACTGTTGAACAAGGCCACCGACGTGACCGGCCACGCCGAGATCGCCCAAGTGGCGACCATCTCGGCGCAGGACGCCAAGATCGGTGAACTCATCGCCGATGCGATGGACAAGGTTGGCACCGACGGTGTGATCACGGTGGAAGAGGGTTCAACCCTGCACACCGAGCTCAACGTCACCGAAGGTATGCAGCTGGAGAAGGGCTACATCTCGCCCAGCTTCGTGACCGACGCCGAGTCGCGCGAAGTCGTGTTCGAGGACGCCCACATCCTGCTGACCAACGGCAAGATCTCGGCGATCGAGGACCTGCTTCCGTTGCTGGAAAAGGTCATCGAGTCGGGCAAGCCGCTGCTGATCATCGCTGAGGACGTCGAGGGCCAGGCTCTGTCGACCCTCACGGTCAACGCGTTGCGCAAGACTCTCAAGGTCTGCGCCATCAAGGCTCCGGCCTTCGGCGACCGCCGCAAGGCGATCTTGGAAGACCTGGCCGTGCAAACTGGCGCACAGGTCGTCTCCGACGAGGTTGGTCTGGGTCTGAGCGACCTGGACCTGTCACACCTGGGCCGGGCCCGGCGCATCGTCGTCACGAAAGACTCGACCACCATTGTGGATGGGGCTGGATCGGACGAGGACGTGCAGGCGCGGATGCGTCAGCTGCGTACACAGCTGGAACAGACCGACTCCAGCTGGGACCAAGAGAAACTGCAGGAGCGGCTGTCGAAGCTCGGGGGCGGCGTAGCCGTCATCGAGGTCGGCGCGGCCACCGAGGTGGAAATGCGGGAGCGCAAGCACCGCATCGAGGACGCGATCAACGCGACCAAGGCCGCCGTGGAGGAAGGCATTGTTCCCGGTGGGGGAGCGGCTCTGCTGCACGCCCGCTCAGTGCTGGAGGACCTTGAGGTGGCTGCCGACGAGCAGTTCGGCGTCGAGATCGTCTCGCGTGCCCTGTCTGCTCCAGTGAGCCGCATCGCGCTCAACGCTGGCGAGTCCGGTGACGTAGTTGCCAACGAGGTCGCGAAACTGGGTTGGCGCGAGGGCTGGAACGCGACCACTGGTGTGTACGAGGACCTGGTTTCGGCCGGTGTCATCGACCCCGTGAAGGTAACGCGTAACGCGCTGCTCAACGCGGGCTCGATTGTCAGCATGCTGCTGACGACCGAGACTCTTGTGGTTGACAAGCCCGAGGACGACGACGAAGACGCTCATGGCCACTCCCACGGAGGACATGGCCACGCGCATCAGCACGGACCGGGCTTCTAG
- a CDS encoding VOC family protein has translation MKIGNITFDCANPRSLSHFWSDVLGYPRAEYPPQLREQLLANGLTEEDLLQRSIAEDPKGEGPRLFFQKVPEGKDAKNRIHLDISATPGRIPTREEVESEVERIVALGATLIGKVDTQWGLFPEYHYTLTDPEGNEFCVQ, from the coding sequence ATGAAGATCGGCAACATAACATTCGACTGTGCCAACCCACGGTCTCTGTCGCACTTTTGGTCGGACGTGCTGGGTTACCCCCGAGCCGAATACCCGCCCCAGCTGCGGGAGCAACTATTGGCCAACGGCCTCACCGAAGAGGATCTGCTACAGCGATCGATTGCCGAAGACCCCAAGGGGGAGGGTCCACGACTTTTCTTCCAGAAAGTTCCCGAGGGCAAGGACGCCAAGAACCGCATTCATCTGGATATCAGCGCCACTCCCGGGCGTATTCCCACCAGGGAGGAAGTCGAGAGCGAGGTGGAGCGAATCGTCGCCCTGGGAGCCACCCTCATCGGCAAGGTGGACACACAGTGGGGACTATTCCCCGAGTACCACTACACGTTGACCGACCCGGAGGGAAACGAGTTCTGCGTCCAGTAG